The Hypanus sabinus isolate sHypSab1 chromosome 31, sHypSab1.hap1, whole genome shotgun sequence genome window below encodes:
- the LOC132383879 gene encoding histone H2B-like isoform X1, protein MPDAPKPAPKKGAKKAPSKPTSKSSKKRKRSRKESCAIYIYKVMKQVHPDTGISSKAMTVMNSFVNDIFERIAGEASRLAHYNKRSTISSREIQTAVRLLLPGELAKHAVSEGTKAVTKYTSSK, encoded by the coding sequence ATGCCTGATGCACCGAAACCCGCTCCCAAGAAGGGCGCCAAGAAAGCTCCGTCCAAACCGACGAGCAAATCTAGCAAGAAGCGCAAGAGGTCGAGGAAGGAGAGTTGCGCCATCTACATCtacaaagtgatgaagcaggttcaccccgacaccggcatctcctccaaggccatgaCCGTCATGAATTCATTCGTGAACGATATTTTCGAGCGCATCGCGGGTGAGGCTTCCCGTCTGGCCCATTACAACAAGCGGTCTACCATCAGCTCCCGGGAGATCCAGACCGCCGTGCGCCTGCTGCTGCCCGGGGAGCTGGCCAAGCACGCCGTGTCCGAAGGGACAAAGGCGgtgaccaagtacaccagctccaaGTAA